CGCCGCACAGAATCAGGAAGACGGGAATCGATTTATCGATCTTGGCTTGAAGCGCTCCAGCCTGAAAGTGACTGGCAGCCTCAAATTTGATATTTCCGTGACGCCAGAACTGGCGGCACGAGCCATTACATTACGTCGACAGTGGGCGCCACACCGTCCGGTATGGATAGCCACCAGTACGCACGAAGGTGAAGAAGCGATCGTTCTGGCCGCTCACCGACAGCTGCTTGCCACCTACCCTGACTTACTCCTCATTCTTGTGCCTCGCCACCCGGAACGTTTCGCCACCACGCAGGCACTGACAGAGAATCTGGGATTCACCTACACGCTGCGCAGCAGTGGTGAACAGCCTCCTGCAAACACGCAGGTCGTCATTGGGGACACCATGGGCGAGCTGATGCTGTTATATGGCATCGCCGATCTGGCTTTTGTCGGTGGAAGCTTGGTTGAACGAGGCGGGCATAACCCGCTAGAAGCGGCAGCTCATGCTATCCCGGTATTGATGGGGCCACACACGTTCAATTTCAAAGATATCTGCAACAAACTCGATCAGGCCGACGGGCTGATTACCGTGACCGATGCAGACTCACTTGGAAAAGAAGTCGGGAAACTGCTCGCTGACGAAGATTATCGTCTTTACTATGGT
The nucleotide sequence above comes from Pectobacterium brasiliense. Encoded proteins:
- the waaA gene encoding lipid IV(A) 3-deoxy-D-manno-octulosonic acid transferase, yielding MLQTLYTIILYLIQPLIWLRLWLRGRKAPAYRRRWGERYGFCAEKVKPDGIMLHSVSVGETLAAIPLVRALRHRYPNLPITVTTMTPTGSERVRSAFGDTVYHVYLPYDLPCALKRFFDQVRPKIVIIMETELWPNLIAELHKRDIPLVIANARLSERSAAGYKKIGKLMRHILRRITLVAAQNQEDGNRFIDLGLKRSSLKVTGSLKFDISVTPELAARAITLRRQWAPHRPVWIATSTHEGEEAIVLAAHRQLLATYPDLLLILVPRHPERFATTQALTENLGFTYTLRSSGEQPPANTQVVIGDTMGELMLLYGIADLAFVGGSLVERGGHNPLEAAAHAIPVLMGPHTFNFKDICNKLDQADGLITVTDADSLGKEVGKLLADEDYRLYYGRHAVEVLHQNQGALQMLLTLLEPYLPQRTQ